In Afipia sp. GAS231, a single window of DNA contains:
- a CDS encoding branched-chain amino acid ABC transporter substrate-binding protein, translating into MKSLKLIGLALGTSLALTASALAQDITVGVAGPMTGGESAFGRQMKNGAEQAVEDLNTAGGVLGKKLALQVGDDACDPKQARSIAEKFASSKIPFVAGHYCSSSSIPASEAYAEGNVLQITPASTNPLYTERKLWNVARVCGRDDQQGLVAAEFILKNYKDKNVAILNDKSTYGKGLADETKKALNKAGFTEKMFESYNKGDKDFNAIVSRLKRDNIDLVYVGGYHQESGLLVRQMRDQGLKTVLMAGDALADKEFASITGPAGEGTLFTFGPDPRNKPTAKAIVERFKAKNIDPEGYTLYTYAAMQVWSQAATKAGTTDPKKVMDAIKAGAWDTVIGKLEFDAKGDIKQLDYVVYKWDAKGNYTEVNPKGS; encoded by the coding sequence ATGAAATCACTGAAACTCATCGGCCTGGCTTTGGGCACATCGCTGGCGCTAACGGCAAGCGCGCTGGCGCAGGACATCACCGTCGGTGTGGCCGGCCCGATGACGGGCGGCGAATCCGCCTTCGGCAGGCAAATGAAGAACGGTGCCGAACAGGCGGTGGAAGATCTCAACACCGCCGGCGGCGTGCTCGGCAAGAAGCTGGCGCTGCAGGTCGGCGACGATGCCTGCGATCCCAAGCAGGCGCGCTCGATTGCCGAGAAGTTCGCTTCTTCGAAGATCCCGTTCGTTGCGGGTCACTACTGCTCGTCGTCGTCGATCCCGGCCTCCGAGGCCTATGCCGAGGGCAACGTGCTGCAGATTACGCCGGCCTCGACCAACCCGCTCTACACCGAACGCAAGCTCTGGAACGTGGCGCGCGTCTGCGGCCGCGACGATCAGCAGGGCCTGGTCGCCGCCGAGTTCATCCTGAAGAACTACAAGGACAAGAACGTCGCCATCCTCAACGACAAGTCCACCTACGGCAAGGGTCTCGCCGACGAGACCAAGAAGGCGCTGAACAAGGCCGGCTTCACCGAGAAGATGTTCGAATCCTACAACAAGGGCGACAAGGACTTTAACGCCATCGTGTCGCGCCTGAAGCGTGACAACATCGATCTGGTCTATGTCGGCGGCTACCATCAGGAGTCCGGCTTGCTGGTGCGACAGATGCGCGATCAGGGCCTCAAGACCGTGCTGATGGCCGGCGACGCGCTGGCCGACAAGGAGTTCGCTTCGATCACCGGCCCCGCCGGTGAAGGCACGCTGTTCACCTTCGGCCCCGACCCGCGCAACAAGCCGACCGCAAAGGCGATCGTCGAGCGCTTCAAGGCCAAGAACATCGATCCGGAAGGCTACACCCTTTATACCTACGCCGCGATGCAGGTCTGGTCGCAGGCCGCAACGAAGGCCGGCACCACCGACCCGAAGAAGGTGATGGACGCGATCAAGGCCGGAGCCTGGGACACGGTGATCGGCAAGCTTGAGTTCGACGCCAAGGGCGACATCAAGCAGCTCGACTACGTCGTCTACAAATGGGACGCCAAGGGCAACTACACCGAGGTCAATCCCAAGGGCTCCTGA
- a CDS encoding branched-chain amino acid ABC transporter permease LivH (LivHMGF is the membrane component of the LIV-I/LS branched-chain amino acid transporter): MDYLAQQLINGLVLGSIYGLIAIGYTMVYGIVGMINFAHGDIFMIGGFIALITFLILVSFGLTAIPLILLIVLLVSMAVTALYGWTIERIAYRPLRHSFRLAPMLSAIGMSFVLTNYSQVAQGARVKPVPPIITGGYTLHEGAGGFAVQLSNIQIVVVITTVVLLALFTWLVSSTRLGRDMRACEQDQTMASLLGVDVDRTISMTFVIGAALAAVAGMMYLLYYGLVDFFMGFVAGIKAFTAAVLGGIGSLPGAMLGGLLIGLIETLWSAYFSVEYKDVAAFSILIIVLIFLPTGLLGRPEVEKV; the protein is encoded by the coding sequence ATGGATTATTTAGCCCAGCAACTGATCAACGGCCTCGTGCTCGGCTCGATCTATGGCCTGATCGCCATCGGCTACACCATGGTCTATGGCATCGTCGGCATGATCAATTTCGCCCATGGCGATATTTTCATGATCGGCGGCTTCATCGCGCTGATCACCTTCCTGATCCTGGTGTCGTTCGGCCTGACCGCGATCCCGCTGATCCTGCTGATCGTGCTGCTGGTTTCGATGGCGGTCACCGCGCTCTACGGCTGGACCATCGAGCGCATCGCCTACCGGCCGCTGCGGCACTCGTTCCGTCTGGCGCCGATGCTCTCGGCGATCGGCATGTCATTCGTGCTGACCAATTATTCGCAGGTCGCCCAGGGCGCGCGGGTCAAGCCGGTGCCGCCGATCATCACCGGCGGCTACACGCTGCATGAGGGGGCCGGCGGTTTTGCCGTGCAACTGTCCAACATCCAGATCGTCGTCGTCATCACCACCGTGGTGCTGCTCGCACTGTTCACCTGGCTGGTGTCGAGCACCCGGCTCGGCCGCGACATGCGCGCCTGCGAGCAGGATCAGACCATGGCGTCGCTGCTCGGCGTCGATGTCGACCGTACCATCTCCATGACCTTCGTGATCGGTGCAGCACTCGCCGCCGTCGCCGGCATGATGTACCTGCTCTATTACGGCCTCGTCGATTTCTTCATGGGCTTCGTTGCCGGCATCAAGGCGTTCACCGCCGCCGTGCTCGGCGGCATCGGCTCGCTGCCCGGCGCGATGTTGGGCGGACTTTTGATCGGCCTGATCGAGACGCTGTGGTCGGCCTACTTCTCGGTCGAATACAAGGACGTCGCCGCGTTCTCGATCCTGATCATCGTGCTGATCTTCCTTCCGACCGGCCTGCTCGGCCGGCCCGAAGTCGAAAAAGTCTGA
- a CDS encoding ABC transporter ATP-binding protein, protein MSQDHVDHILSVDHLSMRFGGIVAVNDLSFGAERKKITALIGPNGAGKTTVFNCITGFYRPSGGSIRLTHDDGRHIQLERLNDFRISKIARVARTFQNIRLFPGMTALENLMVAQHNALMRASGLTFLGLIGAPSWRAAEKSAIDLARTWLDRIGLLDRADDAAGNLPYGDQRRLEIARAMCTEPALLCLDEPAAGLNARESGALSELLLSIRADQGTSILLIEHDMSVVMEISDHVVVMDYGVKIAEGTPQHVRDDPKVIAAYLGADEEEAIAVMESGT, encoded by the coding sequence ATGAGCCAGGATCACGTCGACCACATCCTGTCCGTCGATCATCTGTCGATGCGTTTCGGCGGCATCGTCGCCGTCAACGACCTCTCCTTCGGCGCCGAGCGAAAAAAGATTACCGCACTGATCGGCCCGAACGGCGCCGGCAAGACCACGGTGTTCAACTGCATCACCGGCTTCTACAGACCGAGCGGCGGCAGCATCCGGCTGACGCATGATGACGGCCGCCATATCCAGCTCGAACGGCTGAACGATTTCCGGATCTCGAAGATCGCCCGCGTGGCACGGACGTTCCAGAACATCCGCCTCTTCCCCGGCATGACGGCGCTGGAAAACCTGATGGTGGCGCAGCACAACGCGCTGATGCGCGCGTCCGGGCTGACATTTCTCGGCCTGATCGGCGCGCCCTCGTGGCGTGCCGCCGAGAAAAGCGCAATCGACCTGGCGCGGACCTGGCTCGATCGTATTGGCTTGCTCGACCGCGCCGACGATGCCGCCGGCAATCTGCCCTATGGCGACCAGCGGCGGCTGGAAATCGCGCGCGCGATGTGCACCGAACCGGCGCTGCTCTGCCTCGATGAGCCCGCCGCCGGGCTGAACGCACGCGAGAGCGGCGCCTTGAGCGAACTACTGCTGTCGATCCGCGCCGATCAGGGCACCTCGATCCTGCTGATCGAGCACGACATGTCGGTGGTGATGGAAATCTCCGACCACGTCGTCGTGATGGACTATGGCGTCAAGATCGCCGAAGGCACGCCGCAGCATGTGCGTGACGATCCCAAGGTGATCGCAGCCTATCTCGGCGCCGACGAGGAAGAAGCCATCGCCGTGATGGAGAGCGGCACGTGA
- the livM gene encoding high-affinity branched-chain amino acid ABC transporter permease LivM: MSTQASRAPGVAFIFKKALISALVALVLFSLMIGIRTEAGPQGQLIYWTRFGDLAAMVAVVFGGSIVVELLRQWWGPVGTIRVVPVPVQSALSFAGRLVAPALLVFTFLVPVIFYDQRYILDLGILVLTYVMLGWGLNVVVGLAGLLDLGYVAFYAVGAYSYALLATNFGLSFWVCLPLAGILAAFWGMMLGFPVLRLRGDYLAIVTLAFGEIIRLVIINWQSLTGGPNGISGIPRPTMFGIPLSPGEDGLAARLGIEFSPTHRIVFLFYLILALALLTNWVTIRLRRLPIGRAWEALREDEVACRALGINTTTTKLTAFATGAMFGGFAGAFFATRQGFISPESFTFQESALVLAIVVLGGMGSQLGVALAALTMIGGFELFRGFDQYRMLVFGVAMVLLMIWRPRGLIGHRAPTVFLERNQAISSDLVKEGHG; the protein is encoded by the coding sequence TTGTCCACACAGGCCTCGCGCGCTCCGGGGGTCGCCTTCATCTTCAAGAAAGCCCTGATCAGCGCCCTGGTCGCGCTGGTGCTGTTCTCGCTGATGATCGGCATCCGCACCGAAGCGGGTCCGCAGGGACAACTGATCTATTGGACCCGGTTCGGCGATCTTGCCGCGATGGTTGCCGTCGTGTTCGGCGGCAGCATCGTGGTCGAACTGCTGCGGCAATGGTGGGGACCGGTCGGCACCATCCGGGTGGTGCCGGTACCGGTGCAGTCGGCGCTGTCGTTTGCCGGACGTCTCGTTGCGCCGGCGCTGCTGGTGTTCACGTTCCTCGTGCCGGTCATCTTCTACGACCAGCGCTACATTCTCGACCTCGGCATTCTCGTGCTGACCTATGTGATGCTGGGATGGGGATTGAACGTGGTGGTCGGCCTCGCCGGCCTGCTCGACCTCGGCTATGTCGCGTTCTATGCGGTCGGCGCCTATTCCTATGCGCTGCTGGCGACCAACTTCGGGCTGTCGTTCTGGGTCTGCCTGCCGCTGGCCGGCATCCTCGCCGCGTTCTGGGGCATGATGCTCGGCTTTCCCGTGCTGCGGCTGCGCGGCGATTATCTCGCGATCGTGACGCTGGCGTTCGGCGAGATCATCCGCCTCGTCATCATCAACTGGCAGAGCCTGACGGGTGGGCCAAACGGCATCAGTGGCATTCCGCGCCCCACCATGTTCGGCATCCCGCTGTCGCCCGGCGAAGACGGATTGGCGGCGAGATTGGGCATCGAGTTTTCGCCGACGCACCGTATCGTGTTCCTGTTCTATCTGATCCTGGCGCTGGCGCTGTTGACCAACTGGGTCACGATCCGGCTCCGGCGTCTGCCGATCGGCCGCGCCTGGGAAGCGCTGCGCGAGGATGAAGTCGCCTGCCGCGCGCTCGGGATCAACACCACCACGACCAAGCTGACGGCGTTTGCGACCGGCGCGATGTTCGGCGGTTTTGCCGGCGCGTTCTTTGCCACGCGCCAGGGTTTCATCAGCCCGGAATCCTTCACCTTCCAGGAATCGGCGCTGGTGCTGGCGATCGTGGTGCTCGGCGGCATGGGCTCGCAGCTCGGCGTAGCGCTGGCGGCGCTCACCATGATCGGCGGCTTCGAGCTGTTTCGTGGTTTCGACCAGTACCGCATGCTGGTGTTCGGCGTCGCCATGGTGCTGTTGATGATCTGGCGCCCGCGCGGGCTGATCGGCCACCGCGCGCCGACGGTGTTCCTGGAGCGCAACCAGGCGATCTCGTCCGACCTCGTCAAGGAGGGACACGGATGA
- a CDS encoding ABC transporter ATP-binding protein: MTAPSTTPLLAVRSLRASYGKIEALKGVDIEINAGEIVALIGANGAGKSTLMMTIFGRPRARSGAIEFDGRDITEVPTHEIARMRIAQSPEGRRIFPRMSVAENLQMGADATDSSEADRASGLERVLALFPRLKERMTQRGGTLSGGEQQMLAIGRALMSRPRLLMLDEPSLGLAPLIARQIFDAIRTLNRQDGLTVLIVEQNANHALKLAHRGYVMVNGLITLSGTGAELLQRPEIRAAYLEGGRRG; this comes from the coding sequence GTGACCGCGCCGTCGACAACGCCCCTGCTCGCGGTCCGCTCCCTGCGCGCGTCCTACGGCAAGATCGAGGCGCTGAAGGGCGTCGACATCGAGATCAACGCCGGCGAGATTGTGGCCCTGATCGGCGCCAACGGCGCCGGCAAATCGACGCTGATGATGACGATCTTCGGCCGGCCGCGTGCCCGCTCGGGTGCCATCGAATTCGACGGCCGCGATATCACCGAAGTGCCGACGCACGAGATCGCGCGGATGCGCATCGCCCAGTCGCCCGAGGGCCGCCGGATTTTCCCGCGCATGAGCGTGGCGGAAAACCTGCAAATGGGCGCGGATGCGACCGACTCTAGCGAGGCCGACCGCGCCTCTGGCCTGGAGCGCGTCCTGGCGCTGTTCCCGCGGCTCAAGGAGCGCATGACCCAGCGCGGCGGCACGCTGTCCGGCGGCGAGCAGCAGATGCTGGCGATCGGCCGCGCCTTGATGAGCCGCCCGCGCCTGCTGATGCTGGACGAACCGTCGCTCGGGCTGGCGCCCCTGATCGCACGGCAGATCTTCGACGCGATCCGGACCCTTAACCGGCAGGACGGCCTGACCGTGCTGATCGTCGAGCAGAACGCCAACCACGCGCTGAAACTCGCCCATCGCGGCTATGTCATGGTCAACGGCCTGATCACGCTGTCGGGCACCGGTGCCGAATTGCTGCAACGCCCGGAAATCCGCGCCGCCTATCTGGAAGGCGGCCGGCGGGGCTGA